From Linepithema humile isolate Giens D197 chromosome 8, Lhum_UNIL_v1.0, whole genome shotgun sequence, one genomic window encodes:
- the LOC105668838 gene encoding uncharacterized protein isoform X1, whose protein sequence is MRGRKCAAIAHVSACRNGKLLMCARFPFVSTTVISKMSGEEKQAEQDAVSERLRRWGLSNQVVQAFKDQKITQQVFPYIDQDTIRELIPLAGERLLFNIKFKAEIQNVQIQNAEILQIHDPIDILRDTEEIQLSEQVIINTEVEVNVQEDLTEDLINKDLTEELQTRITAVTDGAVTLNNNTRNNRNNIEPSSTQLKERERRFQTPYQSKNDVENEENSEYDLRSILKSSDKGRIVLQAYETEKKLNNKYRNYLAEAIINSELKNDLDKRLSCDRLDMISQKILQIFPTETKEIYIDIDPSSGICNTGKGKLYSKWYNKRRQLIRLNLISSGGRKEHRKGKKRERENDEIDESIEVHDALLWLRNSSQPWPKVLEYWQLTSSQRWIELVRGNLSIGEYMAQYPALDNEKGYTLLELDFERKYTDKFMKLFVNWRKLSDFLFGKISAKLKDFCNDEVSDDLKTLQVLNNLSYLFAPINARKQTKQIKEWRPSKAEVQESFVLHVKIIGDLEVQLRAREAKLIQYGCTFQPLVAIIGPELACIEQSFVVLGVKKYYKVDTPLKAVDICFKIFHVLHIQYPPECAQLWQFLQRAAYEMPRNRQYDPHYSGVEALLREFSQFSKN, encoded by the exons ATGCGCGGACGAAAGTGCGCAGCGATAGCACATGTTTCGGCTTGTCGTAACGGCAAACTTCTAATGTGCGCTCGTTTTCCTTTCGTTTCCACAACTGTGATCAGTAAAATGAGTGGTGAAGAGAAACAAGCCGAACAAGATGCTGTTTCCGAGCGGCTGAGACGTTGGGGTTTGAGTAATCAAGTTGTGCAAGCATTCAAAG ATCAAAAAATTACTCAGCAAGTATTTCCTTATATAGATCAAGATACAATACGTGAATTAATTCCACTGGCTGGGGAAAggctattatttaatattaaatttaaagctgAAATCCAAAACGTTCAGATCCAAAACGCTGAGATTTTACAAATTCATGATCCCATTGACATATTAAGAGATACTgag GAGATCCAGCTTTCTGAACAGGTCATAATCAATACTGAGGTTGAAGTAAATGTACAAGAGGATCTTACAGAGGATCTTATTAATAAGGATCTTACAGAAGAGTTACAAACCAGAATTACAGCTGTTACTG ATGGTGCAGTaacattgaataataatacacgcaataatagaaataatattgaacCTTCTTCAACTCAgctaaaagagagagagagaagatttCAAACTCCTTATCAATCAAAAAATGACGttgaaaatgaagaaaactCTGAATAT GACTTGagatcaatattaaaaagtagtGATAAAGGACGAATTGTACTTCAGGCTtatgaaacagaaaaaaaattaaacaacaaatatcgaaattatCTAGCTGAGGCTATTATTAATTCAGAACTGAAAAATGACCTGGACAAGCG CTTGTCATGTGATCGGCTTGATatgatttcacaaaaaattttacagatttttccTACTGAAACAaag GAAATATACATTGATATAGATCCTAGTAGTGGTATTTGCAACACTGGAAAGGGTAAACTATACAGTAAGTGGTATAATAAACGCCGGCAACTTATCCGTTTGAATTTGATTTCATCAGGAGGAAGAAAAGAGCATCGAAAGGGTAAAAAacgtgaaagagaaaatgacG aaattgATGAATCCATTGAGGTTCATGATGCTTTACTGTGGCTAAGGAACAGTTCTCAACCTTGGCCAAAAGTACTAGAATATTGGCAGCTGACTTCAAGTCAGCGGTGGATCGAATTAGTGAGAGGAAACCTATCTATAGGAGAATATATGGCCCAGTATCCAGCTCTGGATAACGAAAAAGGGTACACACTG cttGAGCTTGATTTTGAGAGGAAATATACtgacaaatttatgaaattgtttGTGAACTGGCGGAAACtatcagattttttatttggaaaaatatctgcaaaattaaaagatttttgcaatGATGAAGTTTCTGatg ATCTCAAGACACTTCAAGTGTTGaataatctttcttatttGTTTGCTCCTATAAATGCAAGGAAACAAactaaacaaataaaagagTGGCGTCCATCTAAGGCTGAAGTGCAGGAAAGTTTTGTTCTTCATGTTAAA ataATTGGAGATTTGGAAGTACAACTTAGAGCTCGGGAGGCAAAACTGATTCAATACGGTTGTACATTTCAACCTTTGGTGGCAATCATTGGACCAGAACTAGCCTGTATTGAGCAGAGTTTCGTCGTTCTAGgagtcaaaaaatattataaagtggACACTCCTTTGAAAGCGGTAgatatttgtttcaaaattttccacGTTCTACATATTCAGTATCCTCCTGAGTGCGCTCAATTATGGCAGTTCCTTCAGCGTGCTGCCTATGAGATGCCACGAAATCGTCAATACGACCCTCATTATAGTGGAGTCGAAGCTCTTTTGCGcgaattttctcaattttctaaaaattag
- the LOC105668838 gene encoding uncharacterized protein isoform X2: protein MRGRKCAAIAHVSACRNGKLLMCARFPFVSTTVISKMSGEEKQAEQDAVSERLRRWGLSNQVVQAFKDQKITQQVFPYIDQDTIRELIPLAGERLLFNIKFKAEIQNVQIQNAEILQIHDPIDILRDTEEIQLSEQVIINTEVEVNVQEDLTEDLINKDLTEELQTRITAVTDGAVTLNNNTRNNRNNIEPSSTQLKERERRFQTPYQSKNDVENEENSEYDLRSILKSSDKGRIVLQAYETEKKLNNKYRNYLAEAIINSELKNDLDKRLSCDRLDMISQKILQIFPTETKEIYIDIDPSSGICNTGKGKLYKIDESIEVHDALLWLRNSSQPWPKVLEYWQLTSSQRWIELVRGNLSIGEYMAQYPALDNEKGYTLLELDFERKYTDKFMKLFVNWRKLSDFLFGKISAKLKDFCNDEVSDDLKTLQVLNNLSYLFAPINARKQTKQIKEWRPSKAEVQESFVLHVKIIGDLEVQLRAREAKLIQYGCTFQPLVAIIGPELACIEQSFVVLGVKKYYKVDTPLKAVDICFKIFHVLHIQYPPECAQLWQFLQRAAYEMPRNRQYDPHYSGVEALLREFSQFSKN, encoded by the exons ATGCGCGGACGAAAGTGCGCAGCGATAGCACATGTTTCGGCTTGTCGTAACGGCAAACTTCTAATGTGCGCTCGTTTTCCTTTCGTTTCCACAACTGTGATCAGTAAAATGAGTGGTGAAGAGAAACAAGCCGAACAAGATGCTGTTTCCGAGCGGCTGAGACGTTGGGGTTTGAGTAATCAAGTTGTGCAAGCATTCAAAG ATCAAAAAATTACTCAGCAAGTATTTCCTTATATAGATCAAGATACAATACGTGAATTAATTCCACTGGCTGGGGAAAggctattatttaatattaaatttaaagctgAAATCCAAAACGTTCAGATCCAAAACGCTGAGATTTTACAAATTCATGATCCCATTGACATATTAAGAGATACTgag GAGATCCAGCTTTCTGAACAGGTCATAATCAATACTGAGGTTGAAGTAAATGTACAAGAGGATCTTACAGAGGATCTTATTAATAAGGATCTTACAGAAGAGTTACAAACCAGAATTACAGCTGTTACTG ATGGTGCAGTaacattgaataataatacacgcaataatagaaataatattgaacCTTCTTCAACTCAgctaaaagagagagagagaagatttCAAACTCCTTATCAATCAAAAAATGACGttgaaaatgaagaaaactCTGAATAT GACTTGagatcaatattaaaaagtagtGATAAAGGACGAATTGTACTTCAGGCTtatgaaacagaaaaaaaattaaacaacaaatatcgaaattatCTAGCTGAGGCTATTATTAATTCAGAACTGAAAAATGACCTGGACAAGCG CTTGTCATGTGATCGGCTTGATatgatttcacaaaaaattttacagatttttccTACTGAAACAaag GAAATATACATTGATATAGATCCTAGTAGTGGTATTTGCAACACTGGAAAGGGTAAACTATACA aaattgATGAATCCATTGAGGTTCATGATGCTTTACTGTGGCTAAGGAACAGTTCTCAACCTTGGCCAAAAGTACTAGAATATTGGCAGCTGACTTCAAGTCAGCGGTGGATCGAATTAGTGAGAGGAAACCTATCTATAGGAGAATATATGGCCCAGTATCCAGCTCTGGATAACGAAAAAGGGTACACACTG cttGAGCTTGATTTTGAGAGGAAATATACtgacaaatttatgaaattgtttGTGAACTGGCGGAAACtatcagattttttatttggaaaaatatctgcaaaattaaaagatttttgcaatGATGAAGTTTCTGatg ATCTCAAGACACTTCAAGTGTTGaataatctttcttatttGTTTGCTCCTATAAATGCAAGGAAACAAactaaacaaataaaagagTGGCGTCCATCTAAGGCTGAAGTGCAGGAAAGTTTTGTTCTTCATGTTAAA ataATTGGAGATTTGGAAGTACAACTTAGAGCTCGGGAGGCAAAACTGATTCAATACGGTTGTACATTTCAACCTTTGGTGGCAATCATTGGACCAGAACTAGCCTGTATTGAGCAGAGTTTCGTCGTTCTAGgagtcaaaaaatattataaagtggACACTCCTTTGAAAGCGGTAgatatttgtttcaaaattttccacGTTCTACATATTCAGTATCCTCCTGAGTGCGCTCAATTATGGCAGTTCCTTCAGCGTGCTGCCTATGAGATGCCACGAAATCGTCAATACGACCCTCATTATAGTGGAGTCGAAGCTCTTTTGCGcgaattttctcaattttctaaaaattag